The Streptomyces uncialis genomic interval TCACCGAGAAGCTGTCCGGGCTCCAGTCGCCGCTGCTCGGCTCCGTCGCGTCGGGCGCCGCCGAGCAGGCCGTCCGGCAGGCGGTACGGCAGGCCCGTGCGGCCGTCGAGCCCGTCATCGAGCGCAACCCGCAGGTCTTCGACCACCTCGCCGCCGCGGGCGGCGAACTCCTCGCCGCGTACCGCTCGGCCGTCCAGGCCCAGGAGAGCCGCTGGACCCGGGGCCCCGGGGCGGACGGCGCCGAGGGGGACCGGCCCGCGGCGGACGGCCGCCCCGAGGGCGATCCCAGCGACCCGCGTGACCAGGCCGGTCCCGGGGACGACGGAGCCGCCGGGGGCGGACGCATCGATCTCGACTGACCCCCGCTCGGGTACGGTTGACGCTGCGGGCCACGATCGAACTGAGGGACATATGGGACTGACCATCGGCGTCGACATCGGTGGGACGAAGATCGCGGCCGGGGTGGTCGACGAAGAGGGCGCGATCCTGGAGACACACACCGTGCCCACCCCGTCGACCCCCGACGGCATCGTCGACGCGATCTGCGCGGCGGTCGGCGCCGCGGGCCGCGGCCACGACATCGACGCGGTCGGCGTCGGGGCCGCCGGTTACGTGGACGAGAAGCGCGCCACGGTCCTGTTCGCCCCCAACATCGACTGGCGCCACGAACCGCTCAAGGACAAGGTCGAGCAGCGGACCGGCCTGCCGGTCGTCGTGGAGAACGACGCCAACGCCGCCGCCTGGGGCGAGTACCGCTTCGGCGCGGGCCAGGGCCACGACGACGTCATCTGCATCACCCTCGGCACCGGCCTCGGCGGCGGGGTCATCATCGGCAACAAGCTGCGGCGCGGCCGGTTCGGGGTCGCCGCGGAGTTCGGCCACATCCGTGTCGTGCCCGACGGACTGCTGTGCGGCTGCGGCAGCCAGGGCTGCTGGGAGCAGTACGCCTCCGGCCGCGCGCTGGTGCGCTACGCCAGGCAGCGCGCCAGGGCCACCCCCGAGCGGGCGGGCGTACTGCTCGGACTCGGGGACGGCACCGTCGACGGTATCGAGGGCAAGCACATCAGCGCCGCCGCGCGCGCCGGGGACCCGGTCGCCGTCGACTCGTTCCGTGAGCTCGCGCGCTGGGCCGGGGCCGGACTCGCCGACCTCGCCTCGCTCTTCGACCCGTCCGCCTTCATCGTCGGCGGCGGTGTCTCCGACGAGGGCGATCTGGTGCTCGACCCGATCCGCAAGTCGTTCCGGCGCTGGCTCGTCGGCTCGCACTGGCGGCCCCACGCCCAGGTGCTGGCCGCCCGCCTCGGCAACAAGGCCGGACTCGTCGGCGCGGCCGACCTCGCCCGCCAGGGCTGACCGGCCGCCCCTGAACAGGGCGACACCCACCCGGCCAGGCGCCGGGGGCGCCGCGCGACACCGTACGTTGGGGATCATGTCTTCCAACTCCGTTGCCGAACCGGACGGTTCGGCCGTGATCCGGGTGCTGAGCTACAACGTACGGTCGATGCGTGACGACACCGGCGCCCTGGCCCGGGTGATCCGGGCCTGCGCCCCGGACATCGTCCTGATCCAGGAGGCGCCGCGCTTCTTCCGCTGGCGCAAGAAGCTCGCGAGACTCGCGGCGGCGAGCGGTCTCTACACGCTCTCCGGGGGCGCCACCGCCGCGGGCCCCGCCCTGCTGTGCTCCCTGCGGGCCACCG includes:
- a CDS encoding DUF5304 domain-containing protein, with protein sequence MSDAERPESRPGGESGSDGERDAPTAGPADSDAWSTACAEDLAEEKARRRAEHGPQPGSAAEELRRLMDAVTEKLSGLQSPLLGSVASGAAEQAVRQAVRQARAAVEPVIERNPQVFDHLAAAGGELLAAYRSAVQAQESRWTRGPGADGAEGDRPAADGRPEGDPSDPRDQAGPGDDGAAGGGRIDLD
- a CDS encoding ROK family glucokinase, with translation MGLTIGVDIGGTKIAAGVVDEEGAILETHTVPTPSTPDGIVDAICAAVGAAGRGHDIDAVGVGAAGYVDEKRATVLFAPNIDWRHEPLKDKVEQRTGLPVVVENDANAAAWGEYRFGAGQGHDDVICITLGTGLGGGVIIGNKLRRGRFGVAAEFGHIRVVPDGLLCGCGSQGCWEQYASGRALVRYARQRARATPERAGVLLGLGDGTVDGIEGKHISAAARAGDPVAVDSFRELARWAGAGLADLASLFDPSAFIVGGGVSDEGDLVLDPIRKSFRRWLVGSHWRPHAQVLAARLGNKAGLVGAADLARQG